From the genome of Triticum aestivum cultivar Chinese Spring chromosome 3B, IWGSC CS RefSeq v2.1, whole genome shotgun sequence, one region includes:
- the LOC123071601 gene encoding beta-galactosidase 3, translating to MATAAGRLLPLLLLLHALLVVAAAAVSGVTYDHRSLIISGRRRLLISTSIHYPRSVPAMWPKLVAEAKDGGADCIETYVFWNGHETAPGKYYFEDRFDLVQFARVVKDAGLFLILRIGPFVAGEWNFGGLPVWLHYIPGTVFRTNNEPFKSHMKSFTTKIVDMMKKERFFASQGGHIILAQIENEYEGTEQAYGAGGKAYAAWAASMALAQNTGVPWIMCQQSDAPDHVINTCNSFYCDQFTPNSPTKPKIWTENWPGWFQNFGEANPHRPPEDVAFSVARFFGKGGTVQNYYVYHGGTNFGRTTGGPFITTSYDYDAPIDEYGLRRLPKWAHLRELHKSIKLCEHSLLYGNSTSFSLGPQQEADVYTDHSGGCVAFLSNIDSEKDKVVTFRKRKYDLPAWSVSILPDCKSVVYNTAKVRSQTSIVDMAPETLQSSKPEQWSIFTEKIGIWDKNDFIRNGFVDHINTTKDSTDYLWHTTSFKVDTSYPASGKHPILNIDSKGHGVHAFLNDMLVGSAFGNGSKSSFSVQMPINLKTGKNEIALLSMTVGLQNAGARYEWVGAGLTTVNISGMENGTIDLSSNNWAYKIGLEGERYSLFKPDQGNNQRWRQQSEPPKDQPLTWYKVNVDVPQGDDPIGLDMQSMGKGLAWLNGNAIGRYWLRTSSSDDRCTPNCNYRGQFSPNNCRTGCGKPTQRWYHVPRSWFHPSENTLVVFEEQGGDPTKITFSRRVATSVCSFVSENYPSIADMETWDKNMSDDGVASEAQLSCPKGKIISSVNFASFGDPSGTCRSYQQGSCHHPDSLSVVKKACLNNNGCTISLADRGFGKDLCPGVIKTLAIEVDCS from the exons atggccaccgccgccggcCGGCTGCTCCCCTTGCTCCTGCTGCTGCATGCGTTGCTCGTCGTCGCCGCGGCTGCAGTCTCCGGTGTGACGTACGACCACCGCTCCCTCATCATCTCGGGCCGCCGGCGCCTTCTCATCTCCACCTCCATCCACTACCCGCGCAGCGTGCCCGCG ATGTGGCCCAAGCTGGTGGCGGAGGCCAAGGACGGCGGCGCCGACTGCATCGAGACCTACGTCTTCTGGAACGGCCACGAGACCGCCCCCGGCAAG TACTACTTCGAGGACCGGTTCGATCTGGTGCAGTTCGCGAGGGTCGTCAAGGACGCCGGGCTCTTCCTGATTCTGCGCATCGGCCCCTTCGTCGCCGGCGAGTGGAACTTCGG GGGCTTGCCGGTGTGGCTGCATTACATTCCGGGGACGGTGTTCCGGACGAACAACGAGCCATTCAAG TCTCACATGAAGAGCTTCACGACGAAAATCGTGGACATGATGAAGAAGGAGCGGTTCTTCGCCTCCCAGGGCGGGCACATCATCCTAGCTCAG ATTGAAAATGAGTATGAAGGTACCGAACAAGCATACGGGGCTGGCGGCAAGGCATACGCAGCGTGGGCGGCTAGTATGGCTCTGGCTCAGAACACGGGCGTCCCTTGGATCATGTGCCAGCAGTCCGACGCCCCTGATCATGTG ATAAACACCTGCAATTCATTCTATTGCGATCAATTCACGCCAAATTCGCCAACCAAGCCAAAAATTTGGACAGAGAATTGGCCAGGATG GTTCCAGAATTTTGGTGAAGCTAATCCCCACAGACCCCCTGAGGATGTCGCATTTTCTGTTGCGCGTTTCTTTGGAAAAGGTGGCACCGTTCAGAATTACTATGTG TACCATGGTGGAACAAACTTTGGCCGCACTACTGGAGGGCCGTTCATTACTACTAGCTATGACTATGATGCACCAATTGATGAATATG GCCTTAGGAGGCTTCCAAAATGGGCACATCTGAGGGAGCTTCACAAATCCATAAAATTGTGTGAACATAGTCTGCTTTACGGTAACTCAACATCATTTTCTCTTGGGCCTCAACAAGAG GCCGATGTTTACACCGATCACTCGGGAGGATGTGTTGCATTCCTGTCTAACATTGACTCAGAAAAGGACAAAGTTGTCACTTTTAGGAAGAGAAAATATGATCTTCCCGCCTGGTCAGTTAGCATCCTACCTGACTGCAAGAGTGTGGTTTACAATACTGCGAAG GTTCGATCTCAAACTTCGATAGTCGACATGGCTCCGGAAACTTTGCAATCATCGAAACCTGAGCAGTGGAGCATTTTCACGGAGAAAATTGGTATTTGGGATAAAAATGACTTCATACGAAATGGATTTGTGGACCATATTAATACGACAAAAGACTCTACTGACTACCTGTGGCACACAACAAG TTTTAAGGTAGACACAAGTTACCCGGCAAGTGGGAAGCATCCAATTCTTAATATCGACTCCAAAGGCCATGGTGTTCATGCTTTCCTGAATGATATGCTTGTAG GTAGTGCATTTGGTAATGGCTCAAAATCAAGTTTCAGTGTGCAAATGCCCATCAACTTGAAGACTGGGAAGAATGAAATTGCACTATTGAGTATGACTGTTGGATTGCAA AATGCAGGAGCCCGTTATGAATGGGTAGGAGCAGGCCTTACAACTGTGAACATCTCTGGAATGGAAAATGGAACCATAGACTTATCTTCAAATAATTGGGCATACAAG ATTGGGTTGGAAGGCGAACGCTACAGTTTGTTCAAACCTGATCAAGGGAATAACCAAAGGTGGAGGCAACAATCTGAGCCACCAAAGGATCAACCTTTGACATGGTACAAG GTAAATGTTGATGTTCCACAAGGAGATGATCCAATTGGGTTAGACATGCAGTCTATGGGGAAAGGTCTGGCGTGGTTGAATGGAAATGCCATAGGGAGGTACTGGCTTAGGACTAGTTCTTCTGATGATAGGTGCACTCCCAACTGCAACTATAGAGGGCAATTTTCCCCAAACAACTGCAGGACTGGATGTGGGAAGCCAACTCAACGATG GTACCATGTCCCAAGGTCATGGTTTCACCCATCGGAGAACACCCTCGTGGTTTTTGAGGAGCAGGGTGGGGATCCAACAAAGATCACATTCTCAAGAAGAGTTGCAACAAGTGTTTGCTCCTTTGTATCGGAGAACTATCCTTCTATTGCTGACATGGAAACCTGGGATAAAAATATGTCAGACGACGGAGTTGCATCCGAAGCACAATTGTCTTGCCCCAAGGGCAAAATTATCTCTTCAGTTAACTTTGCGAGCTTCGGAGACCCTAGTGGAACTTGCAGATCCTACCAACAAGGAAGCTGCCACCACCCAGACTCTCTATCTGTTGTTAAGAAG GCCTGTCTGAACAACAATGGTTGCACAATTTCACTAGCAGACAGGGGATTCGGAAAAGATTTATGCCCCGGAGTCATCAAAACACTTGCGATTGAAGTGGACTGCTCTTAG